A stretch of Chitinophaga caeni DNA encodes these proteins:
- a CDS encoding acyltransferase family protein, which yields MNTNNNSATILQTKQHFNILDGLRGIAAIAIVIFHFMEWAYTDFSTNFIAHGFLAVDFFFCLSGFVIGYAYDDRINKMGTREFFKSRLIRLHPLVIAGSVLGLLAFLFDPFGGHPELYSAGKIILVFVCSMLLIPFPVMADRGYNLFSFNAPAWSLFWEYIANIVYAFVLSKIHRRYLLLLTVIAAAALCLVGYRSGNLLGGWSGPSFWDGGARISYSFMAGLLIYRSDWIIKNKLGFVGIAILLSLAFVMPFSDQWNWLSEPLIVLFYFPLLISLGAGATLQPGLKSVCVFFGKISYPLYMTHYAVLWMFGNYYTSHKPGTTQLTFIIIVSLVLLVGAAYLVMVLYDIPVRKYLGKKRAQRLRKLRASGS from the coding sequence ATGAATACGAACAATAATAGCGCAACAATTCTTCAAACAAAGCAACACTTTAATATTCTCGACGGGCTGCGGGGTATAGCGGCCATAGCTATCGTGATTTTTCATTTCATGGAATGGGCCTACACGGATTTCAGTACAAATTTTATTGCACATGGCTTTTTAGCGGTTGATTTCTTCTTTTGTCTTTCGGGCTTCGTGATCGGTTATGCCTATGATGATCGCATCAACAAGATGGGGACACGGGAGTTTTTCAAATCCAGGCTCATACGGTTGCATCCCTTGGTTATAGCTGGATCGGTATTAGGATTGTTAGCATTTTTATTTGATCCGTTTGGCGGACATCCCGAGTTGTACAGCGCCGGCAAGATTATCCTGGTATTTGTATGCTCCATGCTGCTGATCCCTTTTCCGGTCATGGCAGATCGTGGCTATAACCTGTTTAGTTTTAATGCCCCCGCATGGTCCTTATTTTGGGAATACATCGCCAATATTGTTTATGCATTTGTGCTTTCGAAGATCCACCGTCGATATTTGCTATTGTTAACGGTAATTGCAGCGGCTGCTTTGTGCCTGGTGGGTTACCGATCAGGAAATTTATTAGGTGGCTGGAGCGGCCCAAGCTTTTGGGATGGTGGCGCCAGGATATCCTATTCATTCATGGCAGGACTGCTTATTTACCGTTCCGATTGGATCATTAAAAACAAGTTGGGATTCGTTGGTATCGCTATATTGTTGTCACTGGCGTTCGTGATGCCGTTCTCCGATCAATGGAACTGGCTATCCGAGCCCCTCATCGTATTATTTTATTTTCCCTTGTTGATCTCCTTGGGAGCAGGCGCTACTTTACAACCGGGTTTGAAAAGTGTTTGTGTCTTTTTCGGAAAGATCTCTTACCCGTTATATATGACACATTACGCCGTGTTATGGATGTTCGGTAATTATTATACGAGTCACAAACCGGGCACTACGCAATTGACATTCATAATCATAGTTAGTTTGGTTTTACTGGTAGGCGCGGCGTACTTGGTAATGGTATTGTATGATATCCCTGTGAGGAAGTACTTAGGCAAGAAGCGGGCGCAGCGGTTGCGTAAGTTACGCGCTAGCGGTAGTTGA
- a CDS encoding MerR family transcriptional regulator, with translation MDNYSVKKLSRLAGVSVRTLHLYDKMGLLKPSKRTDAGYRLYGERELLRLQQILFYRELDFPLKDICTILDDPDFDLSQALENHRRALIAKKERIDTLIGTIDKTLLTLKNETMLNVEDLYQGIPQDKMKAWREEAMAKWGKDTVLEAEQNLRALSKTEMDDMKAELGSINEQLTAWMDKEPGSAEVQQCIARRYDIIIKLTGGKVAMDKLQYFRKLGELYVADNRYTTVNGMPSMELALFIKEATDYYVEHLSNQK, from the coding sequence ATGGACAATTATTCTGTAAAAAAGCTTTCCCGCTTAGCAGGTGTAAGCGTGCGCACCTTACATCTTTATGATAAGATGGGATTACTGAAGCCTTCCAAACGTACAGATGCCGGCTACCGCCTTTACGGTGAAAGGGAATTGTTGCGTTTGCAGCAGATCCTCTTTTACAGGGAACTGGATTTCCCGTTAAAGGACATTTGCACGATCCTGGATGATCCGGATTTCGATCTCAGCCAGGCTCTTGAAAATCACCGCCGGGCGCTCATCGCCAAGAAGGAAAGAATAGACACATTGATTGGTACTATTGACAAAACATTATTAACATTAAAAAATGAAACTATGTTAAATGTAGAAGATTTATACCAAGGAATCCCGCAAGACAAGATGAAAGCTTGGAGGGAAGAAGCTATGGCCAAATGGGGTAAAGATACGGTGTTGGAAGCTGAACAAAATCTTCGTGCTTTGTCCAAAACGGAAATGGATGACATGAAGGCAGAACTGGGCAGTATCAACGAACAGTTAACCGCATGGATGGATAAGGAGCCGGGAAGCGCGGAAGTCCAACAGTGTATAGCGCGTCGATATGATATTATCATCAAGCTAACCGGTGGGAAGGTGGCGATGGATAAATTGCAATACTTCAGGAAGTTAGGGGAATTGTACGTGGCCGATAATCGCTATACAACCGTCAATGGAATGCCGAGCATGGAATTGGCCCTCTTTATTAAAGAAGCCACGGATTACTACGTGGAACATTTAAGTAATCAGAAGTAA